TGCTTCATCAGCTCCGTAATGGTGTAATATACCACCGGCTCCTTGGAAAAAATATGAATGGGATTTGATACCAGCCGGATACTTGTGGCTGGCAGCGTTTCCGCCTCATAATCCGGCGTCTCAAACCAGTCGCCGTGCTCCTGCTTCATCGTCTCATAGAGCTCCTCCAGCTCCGCGCGCGCCTCCAGAACCGCAGAGCTGCCGCTCCATATCCGGCTCTCCCCAGTCAGGCGGCAGTCTTTGCTGTTCCACACCTGCGTAAAATAATCCTTCACCTGGAAAAGCGACGCCTTATACCCTTTTTCTGTGTCAGTATCCCCGGCTTCTTTGGCGCCTGCCATCTGAGGCTCCTGGTCCGCTTCCCGGTAAACCAGCACATCCCAGTCATAATTCTTATAGCCCGGCTGATCTCCCAGAAAATAATCGTAGGTGTTGCGCCCGCCAAGAATATAGGCAAAATCATCCGCAATCAGATATTTATCGTGCAGTCTGCCCATCGCCGTCCACGGTCTTAACAAATCCGGCGTATTATAAGCTTTGATTTCCACCTGCTCCATCTGTGCAAGCGCAAGAAAATAGGGATTTCCCCAGACCTGCATCAGATAATACATGCCGTCCGTCAGTATGGAAATCTTCACGCCCCGCTCCGCCGCCGCCATAAGAGCCGCCAGCACCTGCTTTCCGCTGGTATCAGCGTCAAATTCCAGCGTGGACAGGATAATCTCCTCCTGCGCCTGCTCAATCAGACGGATGCGCTCCTTCAGCGCCTCCCCGTTCTGCGCAATCACTTTTGCACGCTCCCCGCTGTAGCCGTCGCCGTAAAAATCCTCCGCCGCAAACGCCTTTTCTGTGCTCTCCATGACAGACGGCTGATGCGCAAACGGCAGGATTGCGCCGCCCGCAATATAACATACGAGAACAACTGTAAGTACACGCCTGTGCCGCATTTTCACACAGCGCATGGCGCGCAGCAGCGCCTCCACCACCAGCGCCGCCATCCCGGCGCACGCCAGAATATCCGCGATAAAAAAAGAATCCGCCGGCAAAAACATGCACAGCAGCATGGCAATGCCAAGCACCGCCATGCATTTTTTTTCGTCCGGATGCGACACTCTTTCGGCAGATCTTTTCCTCAAAAAGAGTTCCTCCAGAAGCATAACGGCTATTGCGGCGGCATATACCGCCAGCAGGACGCACATTACCGGATAGCGCCCCGTCAGGATCACCGCCAGGATTCCGGCGGTCAGATGAAGCAGCGGAACGTATTTTCCGCGAATCCATCGTATCATTTCACCA
This is a stretch of genomic DNA from Marvinbryantia formatexigens DSM 14469. It encodes these proteins:
- a CDS encoding phospholipase D family protein; its protein translation is MIRWIRGKYVPLLHLTAGILAVILTGRYPVMCVLLAVYAAAIAVMLLEELFLRKRSAERVSHPDEKKCMAVLGIAMLLCMFLPADSFFIADILACAGMAALVVEALLRAMRCVKMRHRRVLTVVLVCYIAGGAILPFAHQPSVMESTEKAFAAEDFYGDGYSGERAKVIAQNGEALKERIRLIEQAQEEIILSTLEFDADTSGKQVLAALMAAAERGVKISILTDGMYYLMQVWGNPYFLALAQMEQVEIKAYNTPDLLRPWTAMGRLHDKYLIADDFAYILGGRNTYDYFLGDQPGYKNYDWDVLVYREADQEPQMAGAKEAGDTDTEKGYKASLFQVKDYFTQVWNSKDCRLTGESRIWSGSSAVLEARAELEELYETMKQEHGDWFETPDYEAETLPATSIRLVSNPIHIFSKEPVVYYTITELMKQAEEEVVFHTPYIVCNDWMLERLRQVCAGEAEVWMMTNSVANNGNPFGAMDYQKYKGKILDTGVRIMEYDGGISYHGKCFVIDDNISAIGSFNWDMRSAYLDTELMLVIDSEPLNRALREEMGNYEKDALQVLSETEYELAQGQVMQEISTQRRLRIMVLGPLLGWARFLM